The following is a genomic window from Marinobacter bohaiensis.
GGATGGCGTTGTTGCCTTCCAGCGCAATGATGTCACCCAGGTCCTGCTTGAAGCGGCTGACCAGGCCCATGTTCTCGCAGTAGGCGATCCAGTCGCGGCCGTTGCCCTCGGGAAAGGTGATGTGGGCGGAATACGGGGCCGAACGGATCAGGTCGCAGAACTCGTCCAGAAAGCGTTCCAGCAGGCGCTCGTCCATGGCCAGTTTCTGGGCCGAGAGCAGCACTGTGGCCACCATGCCGATCGGGTTCACTGCAGCCGCGGCGTTGATGTGCTCGGCCACCTTGTCCGACAGGGCACTGACGGCGGTATTGAGCCAGCGTGGGCGATAGTCGCTGTCGTAGGCCTCGTCACGCCATTCCGGATGCACGTCGTCGAGCACCCGGTTAAGGCGGATCGGGTCGCCGAAGTTGACCGCCACCTCGCCGAAGGAGTTGCGCAGCTTGCGGACGGTCTTGAAAAGGGAAAAGATGCTTTCCTTCTGCTTCTTCTTGCCGCGCAGTTCGCCCAGGTAGCTGCGCCCCTCCATCACTTTCTCGTAGCCGATGTACACCGGCACGAATACGATCGGCTTGCGATGATCGCGCAGGTAACTGCGCACGGTCATCGACAGCATGCCGGGGCGTGGCTGCAGCGTGCGACCGGTACGGCTGCGACCGCCCTCGACGAAGTACTCCACCGAATAGCCGCGCGAGAACATCACATGCATGTACTCGTTGAACACGGTGGCGTAGAGCGGGTTGTCGCGGAAGCTGCGACGCATGAAGAAGGCGCCGCCCCGGCGCAGGATCGGGCCCACCACCGGCATGTTCAGGTTGATGCCGGCGGCGATGTGCGGGGGCATCAGGCCGTTGCGGTAGAGCACGTAGGACAGCAGCAGGTAATCGATGTGCGAGCGGTGGCAGGGCACATAGATCACCGCGTTGTCCTTGGCGACATCCTGCGCCACCTCGATGTTGTTGACGGCGACGCCGTTGTAGATCCGGTTCCAGAGCCAAGACAGCACCACTTCCAGGAAGCGGATGGTGACCACGGACATGCTGGCGGCGATTTCGTCGCCGTACTTGAGGGCCTTGGCGCGCACTTTTTCCGGTGGCAGGTCCTTGTCCCGCGCGGTTTCCCGGATCGCTTCCTTGACCGCCGGGGTACGCACCAGCGAGGCGACCAGCGTGCGGCGGTGTGACAGGTCGGGACCGAGAACGGCCTGACGCACGCGCCGGAAGTGGGTGCGCAGGATGCGGGCCAGCTTGCGGGTGGCACGCTCCTCGTTGTCACGGAATTCATTAATCACGTGCTGGATGGAAATGGGGCGGTTGAACTGCACGTAGGTGTTGCGGCCGTGGACCAGGATGATCAGCAGCTTCTGAAGGCGGCCGG
Proteins encoded in this region:
- the plsB gene encoding glycerol-3-phosphate 1-O-acyltransferase PlsB, producing MRFFPGLSALFFTLLRKILFLWVRTDVMGASRDQLELDPDKPVCYVLQYSSLSSRLVLEQEILRAGLPSSQAPLPIENGPRRSFFFLYQRAGGLFRRRHSPALTPRIKQITSLALHDSSQDIQIVPVTLFWGRSPDKEKSLFKLLLSDTWSVAGRLQKLLIILVHGRNTYVQFNRPISIQHVINEFRDNEERATRKLARILRTHFRRVRQAVLGPDLSHRRTLVASLVRTPAVKEAIRETARDKDLPPEKVRAKALKYGDEIAASMSVVTIRFLEVVLSWLWNRIYNGVAVNNIEVAQDVAKDNAVIYVPCHRSHIDYLLLSYVLYRNGLMPPHIAAGINLNMPVVGPILRRGGAFFMRRSFRDNPLYATVFNEYMHVMFSRGYSVEYFVEGGRSRTGRTLQPRPGMLSMTVRSYLRDHRKPIVFVPVYIGYEKVMEGRSYLGELRGKKKQKESIFSLFKTVRKLRNSFGEVAVNFGDPIRLNRVLDDVHPEWRDEAYDSDYRPRWLNTAVSALSDKVAEHINAAAAVNPIGMVATVLLSAQKLAMDERLLERFLDEFCDLIRSAPYSAHITFPEGNGRDWIAYCENMGLVSRFKQDLGDIIALEGNNAILMTYYRNNIQHLFALPALIACLFENFSTLKRERVVFLAGSVYPYIRSELFLQYPDDAVEPVIEHWIDVLAERGLLTRDGDKVCRPADGTEAALRLRSLSRFIIQTLERYHISIAILRKYGSGKISARELEEQSTQMAQRMSILFGVNAPEFFDKALFRNFIANLQRDEILTTDDNELLCYTEGLDEVAEDARLVLNMEMRQAIQQVTMLGA